The genome window GAAGCCGAACTCGGCGTTGCGCAAGGTCGCCCGCGTGCGCCTCACGTCGGGGATCGAGGTCACCGCGTACATCCCTGGAGAGGGTCACAACCTTCAGGAGCACTCGATCGTGCTGGTCCGAGGCGGCCGTGTGAAGGATCTCCCCGGGGTGCGCTACAAGGTCATTCGCGGCACATTGGATGCCTCCGGTGTGGCAGAACGCAAACAGGCTCGTTCCCGCTACGGAAGCAAGAAGGAGTCCTGATGCGTCGCGGACCAGCCACCAAGCGTTTCATCGAGCCGGATCCGGTGTTCCGGAACCTGCTCGTCTCCCAGGTCATCAACAAGGTGCTCCTGGACGGGAAGAAGAATGTCGCCCGCTCCGTGGTGTACGGAGCACTCGAGATCGTCGAACGCCGGGCCGGGCAGGATCCGGTCACGGTGCTCAAGCGGGCGGTCGACAACATTCGGCCGCAAGTCGAGGTCCGTTCCCGTCGAGTGGGAGGGTCCTCGTATCAGGTACCGGTCGAGGTCTCGCCGCGCAGGGCGAATTCGCTCGCCGTTCGATGGCTCGTCGGATTCGCTCGCAAGCGCAAAGAATCAAAGATGACGGAACGTCTCGCCAACGAGATCATGGATGCTTCCAACAACACCGGCTCCGCCGTCAAGCGTAAGGAAGACATTCACAAGATGGCCGAGTCGAACAAGGCGTTCGCCCACTACCGCTGGTAACCCGCTCCCACTGACAACCCCATAGCGACTGAGGATGAGATGAGTAACGGATCAAGGGACGCGCTGGCCGGATTGCGCCAGTACCCGCTGAGCCGGACCCGGAATATCGGGATCATGGCACATATCGACGCGGGCAAAACTACCTTGACCGAGCGCATCCTGTACTACACGGGCAAGACGTACAAGCTCGGCGAGGTCCATGAAGGCGCTGCCGTCATGGACTGGATGGAACAGGAGCAAGAGCGCGGGATCACCATCACCTCGGCCGCTACCACCGCCGGATGGCACGACCACTGGATCAATATCATCGACACGCCCGGCCACGTCGATTTCACGGTCGAAGTCGAGCGTTCCTTGCGGGTCCTCGACGGTGCCGTTGCCGTGTTCGACGCCGTTGCGGGAGTGGAACCGCAGTCCGAGACGGTGTGGCGCCAAGCCGACCGTTACAACGTTCCCCGCATCTCCTTTGTCAACAAGATGGACAGAATAGGGGCGGACTTCTTTGCGTCGGTTGCCTCGATCCGTGAGCGTCTGGAGGCGAACCCGGTCCCGATCCAGCTCCCCATAGGAGCCGAGGGCGATTTCCGGGGTGTCATCGACCTCATCGAAGAGCGGGCTCACATCTGGCAGGGCGATGACGGCAAGCGCTGGGACACCGTGGCGATTCCCGACGAGCTGGCCGAGGCTGCACGCGAATGGCGGGGAAAGATGATCGAGGCG of Actinomycetota bacterium contains these proteins:
- a CDS encoding 30S ribosomal protein S12, whose translation is MPTIQQLVREGRKPKPKKEKTPGLAGAPQRRGVCTRVYTITPKKPNSALRKVARVRLTSGIEVTAYIPGEGHNLQEHSIVLVRGGRVKDLPGVRYKVIRGTLDASGVAERKQARSRYGSKKES
- the rpsG gene encoding 30S ribosomal protein S7, coding for MMRRGPATKRFIEPDPVFRNLLVSQVINKVLLDGKKNVARSVVYGALEIVERRAGQDPVTVLKRAVDNIRPQVEVRSRRVGGSSYQVPVEVSPRRANSLAVRWLVGFARKRKESKMTERLANEIMDASNNTGSAVKRKEDIHKMAESNKAFAHYRW